In Candidatus Methylarchaceae archaeon HK02M2, the following proteins share a genomic window:
- a CDS encoding nascent polypeptide-associated complex protein — translation MKISDRQAKRMLDKMGVNLEPMPGVEEVIIRTRNKDMIIKNPDVSEIKAKGVRLFQIVGDISEEKIREAPKFTEEDALLVAQQANVSKEKAVAALTESDGDLAKAILKLMS, via the coding sequence ATGAAGATTAGTGATAGACAAGCTAAGCGAATGTTAGATAAGATGGGTGTCAATCTTGAGCCCATGCCTGGTGTAGAAGAAGTGATCATTAGGACCAGAAATAAAGATATGATCATAAAGAATCCTGACGTATCAGAGATTAAGGCCAAAGGAGTCAGACTTTTCCAAATCGTTGGTGATATCTCAGAAGAGAAGATCAGGGAGGCACCTAAGTTTACTGAAGAGGACGCTTTACTAGTTGCTCAGCAGGCTAATGTGTCCAAAGAAAAGGCAGTTGCCGCTTTGACCGAATCTGATGGTGATTTGGCCAAAGCTATACTAAAGTTAATGTCTTGA
- a CDS encoding UPF0147 family protein produces the protein MTSKKQMENEEKLAKSVNTLQTVADSNITPRNIRRIAKESIIILQDTNLSIGVRAANAISLLDEISQDPNMPSFARVTIWSAVSTLESIRE, from the coding sequence ATGACTTCAAAGAAACAGATGGAGAATGAAGAAAAACTTGCTAAATCTGTCAATACACTCCAAACAGTTGCAGATAGCAATATAACTCCAAGAAATATAAGGCGAATCGCTAAAGAATCAATCATAATTCTCCAAGATACAAATTTGAGTATAGGTGTTAGAGCTGCTAATGCTATAAGCCTGCTTGATGAAATATCTCAAGACCCTAATATGCCTTCTTTTGCACGCGTAACAATATGGTCAGCTGTTAGCACACTAGAGAGTATAAGAGAGTGA
- a CDS encoding multiprotein bridging factor aMBF1, with product MYGKGITVMQCEICGNSLTGRALFIQIEGAKLKVCSSCAKLGSPVSDRKIIKMEIKKTSRYVEETLLELRKDYFKVIKQEREKLDLSQEQFGRRINEKPSVIRLLESGKLKPDDSLAKKLEHALKIKLLLPPENE from the coding sequence ATGTATGGAAAGGGTATAACGGTAATGCAATGTGAGATATGTGGGAACTCTTTAACTGGTAGAGCACTCTTTATACAGATAGAAGGGGCAAAATTGAAAGTTTGTAGCTCTTGTGCAAAGCTTGGCTCACCTGTATCTGATAGGAAAATCATAAAGATGGAGATAAAAAAAACTTCTAGATACGTAGAAGAAACTTTGTTAGAGCTTAGAAAAGATTATTTCAAAGTGATAAAGCAAGAGAGAGAGAAGCTTGACTTATCTCAGGAACAATTTGGGCGCCGGATAAATGAAAAGCCTTCTGTAATTAGGCTTTTAGAGTCAGGGAAGCTAAAGCCTGATGATTCATTGGCCAAGAAATTAGAGCATGCTTTAAAGATAAAACTTCTTTTACCGCCTGAAAACGAATGA
- a CDS encoding ferredoxin family protein, with protein sequence MAIDQDFQSNRKVVEKHEDHDVWGPVKPPEVLGIHGTVVAVDFDICIADGICFDVCPVDVFKWLDTPGHPKSEKKADPVNEDDCIYCRACETQCPVEAILITEP encoded by the coding sequence ATGGCGATTGATCAAGATTTTCAAAGTAATCGAAAGGTTGTAGAAAAGCATGAAGACCATGATGTGTGGGGCCCAGTTAAACCACCTGAAGTGTTGGGTATACACGGCACAGTTGTTGCAGTGGACTTCGATATCTGTATAGCTGACGGGATCTGTTTCGATGTCTGTCCAGTGGATGTATTTAAATGGTTAGATACACCAGGCCATCCAAAATCCGAAAAGAAAGCAGACCCCGTAAATGAGGACGATTGTATATATTGTCGAGCTTGCGAGACTCAATGTCCGGTTGAAGCTATTTTGATAACTGAACCATAA
- a CDS encoding autoantigen p27 domain-containing protein: MTEVNKGKVSDAADLIKKGATLLGEPCPKCGSLQVRYKNRTLCLSCDDLSDLSAIKSMIRINGIPKNLRVLVLSKLRQLYYSLKEEENIDKQAKIADLILLYLEIIERLGKPR; encoded by the coding sequence TTGACTGAAGTTAATAAAGGCAAGGTTAGCGATGCGGCAGATCTAATAAAAAAAGGAGCTACACTTCTAGGAGAACCATGTCCAAAATGTGGAAGTTTACAAGTACGCTATAAAAACAGAACTTTATGCTTGAGTTGTGATGATCTATCAGATTTAAGTGCCATTAAAAGTATGATTCGAATAAATGGGATTCCTAAAAATCTAAGAGTGTTAGTTTTAAGCAAATTACGTCAACTTTATTATTCTTTGAAAGAGGAAGAAAATATAGACAAACAGGCAAAGATTGCAGATCTGATTCTTCTCTATTTAGAGATTATCGAGAGGTTAGGGAAACCTAGATAG
- a CDS encoding chorismate pyruvate-lyase family protein codes for MSIHEMLNSIAEIEERICYKLSDVQKVLLTTDGSITRLLEILTGNPVIIITKIKAIISVDEELAKELKIEVREKTNYRVVYLKNTDSDRALIFARSWTPIMRLGGAIKKDLTSTDMAIGKILAKHKLETRREVISMDLLKADDMLKEAFKLKSGEHMLSRYYNIIHEAKILIRINEIFPLSSFV; via the coding sequence ATGAGTATCCATGAAATGCTAAACTCTATAGCTGAGATAGAAGAAAGGATATGCTACAAACTGTCGGATGTTCAAAAGGTATTGCTTACAACTGATGGCTCTATAACGAGACTTTTAGAAATTTTAACGGGCAATCCTGTCATAATAATTACAAAAATCAAAGCCATCATTAGTGTTGATGAGGAACTAGCTAAAGAGCTCAAAATCGAAGTTAGAGAGAAGACCAACTACAGAGTGGTTTATCTCAAGAATACTGATAGTGATAGAGCATTGATCTTTGCGAGATCTTGGACGCCTATCATGAGATTGGGTGGAGCTATCAAGAAAGACCTAACTTCAACAGATATGGCAATAGGCAAAATATTGGCTAAACACAAACTTGAAACTAGAAGAGAAGTGATATCGATGGATCTTTTAAAAGCAGATGATATGCTAAAAGAAGCATTCAAGTTAAAATCAGGCGAACATATGCTATCAAGGTATTATAATATAATACATGAAGCCAAGATATTAATAAGGATAAACGAAATATTTCCTCTATCAAGCTTCGTTTAA